In one Cupriavidus taiwanensis genomic region, the following are encoded:
- a CDS encoding heavy-metal-associated domain-containing protein — MIQFQVEGMTCNHCVGAITRAVLAVDPAARVSADVPAQAVRVDSGADTQALREAIEEAGYPVRSVA, encoded by the coding sequence ATGATCCAGTTCCAGGTAGAAGGCATGACGTGCAACCACTGCGTGGGCGCCATCACGCGTGCCGTGCTCGCCGTCGACCCCGCCGCGCGCGTCAGCGCGGACGTGCCGGCCCAGGCCGTGCGTGTCGACAGCGGCGCCGACACGCAGGCGCTGCGCGAGGCCATCGAGGAAGCCGGCTATCCGGTCAGGTCGGTGGCCTGA
- a CDS encoding delta(1)-pyrroline-2-carboxylate reductase family protein, whose product MSLVALDAAATAARLPYPELAQAIADMLAELRDGTAMAPPRIALPVGDAQQGAGTLLVMPARNRRLVMTKNITVHPGNPQRGLPSILGEVVVADAHTGARLAMLDGPTVTGRRTAAVSLLAAQRFAARPDGELLIVGAGVQALTHLEAFVAGLGVRRLWLHSRTRDKAEALAAHARTLGVEAQVAESVAAVLPRVSMVVTVTSSRSPVLPDLDSGLWRDHHFIAAVGAFRPDMCELPPALCHAAADHGRLLADTLFGIEDEAGDLLQAGIDWAEVQPFETAILQADAIRARAGSPLVFKSVGYALWDLAACVLASRA is encoded by the coding sequence ATGTCCCTCGTTGCCCTCGATGCCGCCGCCACCGCGGCGCGCCTGCCGTATCCCGAACTGGCGCAAGCCATCGCCGACATGCTGGCCGAGCTGCGCGACGGCACCGCCATGGCGCCGCCGCGCATCGCGCTGCCGGTCGGCGACGCGCAGCAGGGCGCGGGCACGCTGCTGGTAATGCCGGCGCGCAACCGCCGGCTGGTGATGACCAAGAACATCACCGTCCATCCCGGCAACCCGCAACGCGGCCTGCCCAGCATCCTCGGTGAAGTGGTGGTGGCCGACGCGCATACCGGCGCGCGCCTCGCCATGCTCGACGGTCCCACCGTGACCGGCCGGCGCACCGCGGCGGTGTCGCTGCTGGCGGCGCAGCGCTTTGCCGCGCGCCCCGACGGCGAACTGCTGATCGTCGGCGCGGGCGTGCAGGCGCTGACGCACCTGGAGGCCTTCGTCGCCGGACTTGGCGTGCGCCGGCTGTGGCTGCATTCGCGCACGCGCGACAAGGCCGAGGCGCTGGCCGCGCATGCGCGCACGCTGGGGGTGGAAGCGCAGGTGGCCGAGTCGGTCGCGGCGGTATTGCCGCGCGTGTCGATGGTGGTCACGGTGACGTCGAGCCGCAGCCCGGTGCTGCCGGACCTCGACAGCGGCCTCTGGCGCGACCATCACTTCATTGCCGCGGTCGGCGCGTTCCGGCCCGACATGTGCGAACTGCCGCCGGCGCTGTGCCATGCCGCCGCCGACCATGGCCGCCTGCTGGCCGATACCCTGTTCGGCATCGAGGACGAGGCCGGCGACCTGCTGCAGGCCGGCATTGACTGGGCCGAGGTGCAGCCGTTCGAGACCGCAATCCTGCAGGCCGACGCGATCCGCGCGCGCGCCGGCAGCCCGCTGGTGTTCAAGAGCGTGGGCTATGCGCTGTGGGACCTGGCCGCGTGCGTGCTCGCCAGCCGCGCCTGA
- a CDS encoding OmpW/AlkL family protein, with protein MKSTYKKMLAAGAVMALTGAAHAQSAGSNIVSMGWFRVMPNSSADPLTVDSIGGRPVGMTRPNTGAEIESADTLGLAFTHFFTDNISGEIVAGIPPKHDVKGTGNYAQYGKLGSVKQWSPALVVKYHFFDAKTRFRPYVGLGVNYTWFTEETITNQNFVNHEFAPGARMTASAKPSWNPVFNIGANYAINDNWFVGLSVSYVPLSTRASFTTQAGPVTIQSHTKIKIDPVVTFLNVGYRF; from the coding sequence ATGAAATCGACCTATAAGAAGATGCTGGCCGCGGGCGCCGTAATGGCGCTGACCGGAGCCGCACACGCGCAGTCCGCGGGCAGCAATATCGTCAGCATGGGCTGGTTCCGCGTGATGCCGAACAGCTCCGCCGATCCGCTGACCGTCGACAGCATTGGCGGCCGCCCGGTCGGCATGACCCGGCCGAACACCGGCGCGGAGATCGAGTCCGCCGACACGCTCGGCCTGGCCTTCACCCATTTCTTTACCGACAACATCTCGGGCGAGATCGTCGCAGGCATTCCGCCCAAGCATGATGTCAAGGGCACCGGCAACTACGCCCAGTACGGCAAGCTCGGCTCGGTCAAGCAGTGGAGCCCGGCGCTGGTGGTCAAGTACCACTTCTTCGATGCCAAGACCAGGTTCCGTCCCTATGTCGGCCTCGGCGTGAACTACACCTGGTTCACGGAGGAGACCATCACCAACCAGAACTTCGTCAATCACGAGTTCGCGCCGGGCGCGCGCATGACCGCGAGCGCCAAGCCGTCGTGGAATCCGGTGTTCAATATCGGCGCCAACTACGCCATCAACGACAACTGGTTCGTCGGGCTGTCGGTGTCTTACGTGCCGCTGTCGACGCGGGCATCGTTCACCACCCAGGCGGGTCCGGTGACGATCCAGTCGCACACCAAGATCAAGATCGATCCCGTGGTGACGTTCCTGAACGTGGGCTACCGCTTCTGA
- a CDS encoding alkyl/aryl-sulfatase gives MPYPTAFAAAATAAALAAATFGLAGSAAAATAVASASKPATDATARANAAVLQQLPFQDRRDFDAARRGFIGTLDNTEIRDAKGNVVWALAPYDFLRPEVAPATVNPSLWRQARLNLHHGLFQVTDRIYQVRGFDIANMTIIEGESGLIVIDPLTAMETARAGLELYFRHRPKKPVVAVIYTHSHGDHFGGVKGVISEDDVRAGRVKVLAPEGFMEEAVSENVFAGTAMSRRAQYMYGFNLPRSATGQVDAGLGKGVAHGTLTLIPPTDLIHKTGETRTIDGVQIEFLMAPGTEAPAEMLMYFPQWQALCAAEDATHNLHNLYTIRGAQVRDANQWWRALDETIDRFGARTEVLFAQHHWPTWGREEIVTYLGKQRDGYKYIHDQSLRLANLGYVPAEIAERVKLPPSLASEWHLRDYYGTVSHNAKAVYQRYLGWYDANPANLDPLPPEEAGKRYVEFMGGAARVLEQARAAYARGEYRWVAEVVKHVVFADPSNQAARQLEADALEQLGYQAESSTWRNAYLSGAAELRGGPPKTGRRAGSPDVLRAMTDTMFLDYLAISLNGDRAAGKTLALNWVQPDTGKRYALTVENGVFRYKADAQHASAQATLAMPRAVLMGVLAGQTTLQAEIQAGRARVEGDPQARAAWVALMDKAEPNFAIVTP, from the coding sequence ATGCCGTATCCGACAGCCTTTGCCGCCGCCGCCACCGCCGCCGCGCTGGCCGCCGCCACCTTCGGCCTTGCCGGGAGCGCCGCCGCCGCCACCGCCGTGGCCAGCGCCAGCAAGCCCGCCACCGATGCCACCGCCCGCGCCAATGCCGCGGTGCTGCAGCAGCTGCCGTTCCAGGACCGGCGCGACTTCGACGCGGCGCGCCGCGGCTTTATCGGCACGCTCGACAACACCGAGATCCGCGACGCCAAAGGCAACGTGGTGTGGGCGCTGGCGCCGTACGATTTCCTCAGGCCGGAGGTGGCGCCGGCCACCGTCAATCCGAGCCTGTGGCGCCAGGCCCGGCTCAACCTGCACCATGGCCTGTTCCAGGTGACGGACCGCATCTACCAGGTGCGCGGCTTCGATATCGCCAACATGACCATTATCGAGGGCGAGTCCGGGCTGATCGTGATCGACCCGCTGACCGCGATGGAAACCGCGCGCGCCGGCCTCGAGCTCTATTTCAGGCACCGGCCAAAGAAGCCGGTGGTGGCGGTGATCTACACCCACAGCCATGGCGACCACTTCGGCGGCGTCAAGGGCGTCATCAGCGAGGACGACGTCAGGGCCGGCCGGGTCAAGGTGCTGGCGCCGGAAGGTTTCATGGAGGAAGCCGTCAGCGAGAACGTCTTCGCCGGCACCGCCATGAGCCGCCGCGCCCAGTACATGTATGGCTTCAACCTGCCGCGCTCGGCCACCGGCCAGGTGGACGCGGGGCTGGGCAAGGGTGTCGCGCACGGCACGCTGACGCTGATCCCGCCGACCGACCTGATCCACAAGACCGGCGAAACCCGCACCATCGACGGCGTCCAGATCGAGTTCCTGATGGCGCCGGGCACCGAGGCCCCGGCCGAGATGCTGATGTACTTCCCGCAGTGGCAGGCGCTGTGCGCGGCCGAGGATGCCACCCACAACCTGCACAACCTCTACACCATCCGCGGCGCACAGGTGCGCGACGCCAACCAGTGGTGGCGCGCGCTGGACGAGACCATCGACCGCTTCGGCGCCCGCACCGAGGTGCTGTTCGCCCAGCACCACTGGCCCACCTGGGGCCGCGAGGAGATCGTCACCTACCTGGGCAAGCAGCGCGACGGCTACAAGTACATCCACGACCAGTCGCTGCGGCTGGCCAACCTGGGCTATGTGCCGGCCGAGATCGCCGAGCGGGTCAAGCTGCCGCCGTCGCTGGCGAGCGAGTGGCACCTGCGCGACTATTACGGCACCGTCAGCCACAACGCCAAGGCGGTGTACCAGCGCTACCTGGGCTGGTATGACGCCAACCCGGCCAACCTGGACCCGCTGCCGCCGGAAGAGGCGGGCAAGCGCTATGTCGAATTCATGGGGGGCGCGGCGCGCGTGCTGGAGCAGGCCCGCGCCGCCTATGCGCGCGGCGAGTACCGCTGGGTGGCCGAGGTGGTCAAGCATGTGGTCTTTGCCGACCCGTCCAACCAGGCAGCGCGCCAGCTCGAGGCCGATGCGCTGGAGCAGCTTGGCTACCAGGCGGAATCGTCGACCTGGCGCAACGCCTACCTGAGCGGCGCCGCCGAACTGCGCGGCGGCCCGCCCAAGACCGGCCGCCGCGCCGGCAGCCCCGACGTGCTGCGCGCGATGACCGACACCATGTTCCTGGACTACCTGGCGATCAGCCTGAACGGCGACCGTGCCGCCGGCAAGACGCTGGCGCTGAACTGGGTACAGCCGGACACCGGCAAGCGTTACGCGCTAACCGTGGAAAACGGCGTGTTCCGCTACAAGGCCGACGCGCAGCATGCCTCAGCGCAGGCCACGCTGGCCATGCCGCGCGCCGTGCTGATGGGCGTCCTGGCCGGCCAGACCACGCTGCAGGCCGAAATCCAGGCGGGCCGCGCGCGTGTCGAGGGCGACCCGCAGGCGCGGGCGGCGTGGGTGGCGCTGATGGACAAGGCCGAGCCGAACTTCGCCATCGTCACACCCTGA
- a CDS encoding TetR/AcrR family transcriptional regulator, with the protein MPPIRQSAEPVTPPSAAPVAKNRRGLETRERVLAVTRGLISAHGYAEVTLDQISAEAGVAKSSLLWHFGSKEMLLAEAATSLFRQIGEELGAEPHQGRTAARRLENSFDRVAGYLSANPEAKGVVLALLFSGSVPASVREEIRRSWDSHVQDLVAALSAPGRPLPAPMARLMIATIHGCYCHWYASDRSEPIAAFLAPARELFGDWLRERDRER; encoded by the coding sequence ATGCCCCCGATCCGCCAGTCCGCCGAGCCTGTAACGCCCCCCTCCGCCGCCCCGGTCGCCAAGAACCGGCGCGGTCTGGAAACGCGCGAACGCGTGCTCGCGGTCACGCGCGGGCTGATCAGCGCGCACGGCTACGCCGAGGTCACGCTCGACCAGATTTCCGCCGAGGCCGGCGTGGCCAAGAGCAGCCTGCTCTGGCATTTCGGCAGCAAGGAGATGCTGCTGGCGGAGGCCGCCACCAGCCTGTTCCGGCAGATCGGCGAGGAACTGGGCGCGGAGCCGCACCAGGGCCGGACCGCGGCACGGCGGCTCGAGAACAGCTTCGACCGGGTCGCCGGCTATCTCAGCGCCAATCCCGAGGCCAAGGGCGTGGTGCTGGCGCTGCTGTTCTCCGGCAGCGTGCCGGCCAGCGTGCGCGAGGAAATCCGCCGCAGCTGGGACAGCCATGTGCAAGACCTGGTCGCCGCGCTGTCGGCGCCCGGCCGTCCTCTGCCGGCGCCGATGGCGCGCCTGATGATCGCCACCATCCACGGCTGCTACTGCCACTGGTATGCCAGCGACCGCAGCGAACCGATTGCCGCTTTCCTCGCGCCGGCGCGCGAGCTGTTCGGCGACTGGCTGCGCGAGCGCGACCGCGAACGCTGA